From the Vibrio tubiashii ATCC 19109 genome, the window GCTGTCATGTCCCAGCCACCACCTGCACCACCAGGGATTAAGAAGTGGATTTTCTCTACATCAGCTGCAAAAGCGTTAAAAGAAAAAGACGCAGCGATGATAGAAGCGGCTAGGGTTGGTTTTAGTACCTTAAACATGATTCACGTTCCTTATGTATGGGCATATTCTTCTTTGAGAACACGCTTATCGTTATCAATTCTCTAGTAACAAGGAGGGAACTTGTTGCTAGATGCGTTTAAGGTTAATGGTCTGTTAAATCTATGTCTCCAATACGTTGATAAAAAGAATATTGGTCATTGTGGGGGTTTTGTTCATAAAGTTCACGTACTCAAGTTATGAGTCTGTGCACGTATGCAATAGACGTGTAAATATATTGCAAGCTGTCTCATATTTTTATGGAATGATATTTGGTTTTTTAGGTTAAGTATTCTAATAATCTATTGATCTGGATAAGAAAGACCCAAGTAAAAATAATATTGGGAAGTTGAACCGTTCACTCGATGCCATCGGAGGGCGTTCAAGAATGAACCAAAACAAACGTCAAGCTAGAAAGTTCTCTATTCAATTTACCGTAGGGACGATGTTTATATTCGCGACTCTGTTTACCGCTTCCTGTGCAATTGGGTTGCAATACTATTTTGGTAAACAGATGTCAGAAGAGAATGTGTTAGCTAAGCTGACTACAGCCTCTTCTGGTATGGGCTCTTACTTGGAGCTCGTCGATAAAAATGCGACCAACAGTGTGCAGATACTAAAAAGTGTCGCCGAATCAACTAACCACACCTTTATTGAGGCTGAAATTCGCAAAACCTTCACCTTAATTCTCGAAGACAATCCTCTTTTCTATAGCCTGTATATTGGGCGAGATGATGATGACTTTTATCAAATAATCAACTTGGAGTCGTCGCCTATCGTGCGGCAAAAGATTGATGCTGGCATTAATGATCGCTGGGTGATCATTAAAATATCAGGACCCGAAGAGAGCCGTATTCGCACGACGAGCTATTTTACAGAAGGTTTTGAACTGACCAAAAGTGTCGCACAAGACAGTAACTATTTCCCCACTCAAAGACCTTGGTATTTAGGCAGTAAGGAAACAAAGATTTTTAAGACGGAGCCTTATCTATTTCAGCATCTAAAGATTACCGGTCAGACATACTCTATTCGCACTCAATCGCGCGTGATTGGGGTAGACATTGTTCACTCAGCAATGAAAGAGAAGATGATGCCAACACAGCTCGGGCTTTCACCTGATAGTGGAACAGAGTCTTTTGTTTTTAATGACAAAGGCGAGGTCATTGCTTCTAATGTTGAGCTGTATCATGAAGTGCGTATTCCGAGCCCAAAGCCCCTTGCTCTTAGTGATAGCGAGAAGGCTGAAATAGCAGCTGTAGGTTCACTTATGGTCTCAAATCAAAATGATTGGGGACCTTACGATTATGCTCAGTCAGGAGAGCCAAAAGGGTATGCGATAGATCTTCTCAACTTACTTTCGAAAATGACAGGTGTAGAGCTAGAGTTTGTTAATGGCTTTGATTCTGTGACGCTGTCACAGATGTATCACCAAGGTGACATCGATTTACTTCACTCTGTGCCTGAGACTAAGGCGGTGGAGGGAGCCAGGAGCGCCACTCTGTTTAGTGGCCAGTTAGCGGTAGCGTCAAATACAAATAAACCGGTTTACTCGACACTGGCAAACTTCTCTCAAGAGTCGATCGCTGTCGTCGGTGGTTATGGGATGAAATCATGGTTGCTAGAACGAGTACCCACGCTAAACATTACCGAAGTGGCAAGTTTGGATGAAGCTAAGCAAGGGCTTACAACTCAGAGTTATGACTACATTATTGATACCTTTCATACACTTTCTGAGCTGAATGAACTATCGAATACTGATCAAACTAAGGTATCAAAACTGACAGACACTGAGTTGCTACCTTTTCACTTTTATATGAAAAAGGATAACAACTCAATTGTCGATATTTTAGATAAGGCTTTGCTCGCCATTACCCCGCAGCAACGAACGGCCTTGCAAAAAAAATGGTTGGACTCCAATCAGTGGCGAGGAACGTTTGTGCCTTATCCGGAGCTGTTTTCCGCATCACGCAATCCTAGCCTGCATAACAAGATGGTTAAAATTGATATTGAAGGACGACAGTACTTTATCTATGTGACACCGCTGTTGTCTGAACAAGGCCACAATGAGTTTTTCGCCGTCGTTCTACCTGAAAACATCATCTACGAGCAAGTATGGCCTAAGCTGATCACCTCGATTGGGTTAACCGTTTTAGTCATGATGGTTTTGCTTCCTTTAGCATGGAAGTTCAGTGCGCCCATTGTCGTTCCAATTAAAGCGCTACGCGTAGAAACGAAGAAGATAAAAGCAAGAGATTATGATGCGGTGTCGTTGGTTAACACACGCATCAAAGAGGTGTCTGAACTTTCTGAGTCTATCGCTTCGATGGGGGCTGCACTAAAACAACATGAGAAACAACAAGAGGATTTTGTTGAATCTTTCATAAAACTGATTGCTCAAGCGATTGATGATAAATCTCCTTATACAGCAGGGCATTGTAATCGTGTTCCTGAACTTGGCATGATGTTAGCCAAGGCAGTAGAAGAGTGCCAAGAAGGTAAATTCAAACAGTTTAAATTCGAGAATGATGATGAAAGGCGGGAATTTAGAATCGCGGCTTGGCTGCATGATTGTGGAAAGATTACGACTCCAGAGCATATCGTTGATAAAGGCACTAAACTCGAAGCGAACTATAATCGTATCCATGAAATTCGTATGCGTTTTGAAGTGCTTTGGCGTGATGCCGAAATTGAGTATTTGAATTCGCAACTCGCTGCAACTAAAGATAAGAGCGCGGCTCTAGCGGAGCTTAAACTGTATAAGCAAACTTTACAGGAGGAGTTTGAGTTTATCGCCAAATCCAATATCGGCGGGGAGTTTATGGGTCAAGAAGAAGTTGAACGAATCAAGCAAATTGCTAGTAGAACTTGGCAAAGGAACTTTGATGATCGCTTAGGTCTTTCCCCATTCGAAGACTTGAATAAACCTCAATCGGACGTTGTGCTTCCGACCGCCGAACCGTTACTTTCTGACAAACCAGAGCACATACAAAAGCGCATCAGACCACTCGAATTTGATGAGAAGTTTGGTATAAAAGTGGATGTGCCAGAACATCAGTATAACTTGGGCGAGATCTACAACTTATCTATTTCGCGCGGCACATTGACCACAGAAGACCGCTTTAAGATAAACGAGCATATGATCAGTGGAATAAAAATGCTTGAGGCTTTGCCATTTCCAAAAGAGCTGAGTCGAGTCCCTCGTTACGCTTCTACTCACCATGAAACCCTTAAAGGCACTGGCTATCCACGTAGGTTATCAGCAGAAGAGATTTCAATTCCAGAGAGAGTGCTAGTGATTGCTGATATTTTTGAGGCGCTCACGGCGGCAGATCGGCCCTATAAGAAAGCAAAACCTGTCAGTGTAGCCGTAGATATCTTGCATAAAATGGCTCTCGATGAACACGTTGATATGGAGCTATTCTTGCTGTTCCTCGAAAGCGGGGTTTATATGGATTACGCGCAAGCGTTTCTTCCAGAAAGCCAAATCGATGATGTTGACATCAGTCAGTATTTTTCAAAACAACAAGTCGCTTAGCTAGGCGGATCTGTTGAGCGAGTAAGACCTGATACTTTGAAGCAACAGCTCTCGAATCTGGGAGCTTATTTGCTGTTACGAATTCTGTAATGGGCAGCCCTTGATATGGGTGCTTACCCAACACGGTCTGAAGAGCTACTGCTAACGAGACGAAGTCATCTTGAGTAGTAACAAGACCATGACGTTTTATTGCGCTTAAACTTCCGAAACTCGGAGTAACAGAAGAATGGGGTTGTTTCGAATAAGCTTGACCGATTGGTAGAACGCTACCAAAGTCGACAAAGATGGGTTCACCGTTTGCACTGATCACGATGTTTGCAGGTTTAATGTCGCCATGAATAAAACCCGTTTCATGAATGGTTTTCAGACCGTCTTCAAGTTTTGAGATCAACGCAACGTCGTTGAGGAAATTACACTGCGCTAGCGAATGGCCTTCTACAAATTCGCACATCAACCAACTGGCCTGGTGATGGCTATCGGCATCGATAAAGCTGGGCCAATAGCTAGAGGAGTACTTCGCGAGAAAACTAGCTTCGTTGTGAAGTTGAGACTTAGCAAGTGTGGAAAGGGCAAATTTGAGGGCAATCTTTCCATGTGAGGCGCTGTCGACGAGATACACTTGATGACCAATATGCGAGCAATAGGAAACCCCTAAAGCTCGCATAGTGTTTAGGATGCTAGGGTTGAGTTCAGAACTCGAATCCTTCATCTTTAAATGCTGGCTGGAAGCGAGAAAGCAGAGAAGAAGTTTGGAACAAATGGGTTATTTTGCCCTTGCGTCTTAATGCTTAATTCAACCTGACTATCGTCATACACAAACTTCACAGTAGTATCTTGAGAGGTTGTCGATACTACTCTTGGTTCAATCAACTTGAACCAAGCCCAGCTTCCGGTGAACTTCTCATCGGCTACCTGCGTTTCTTGCGCTTGTAGTTTGAATCCTATCGAGTTTTTGTCCACGTCTTTTGCTGACCACGTCTGCTTGCTCCATAGCCTTGGGCCGTGTTGATAGCTAAACAGAGACTTCTCTGCAATGATAGAGAACTGAGTCAGGTTCGAGCTCATCTCCATCGCTTTTAGTTGGAACTGAAGCGTTAGGTTTTGCGGATCTTGTAAGAATAGCGCATTACGAATGTCCGTCGCTTTGCTAATCATCTGCCAAACATTAGGATCAAGTGCCAACCCTGAGTTCGGTAGCAGCCCCGGCAAGAAAGGAGAACGTTCATCGGTAGAGAAACCTTTTAGTTTGCTCTGGTAGAACTTATCCAATACACCATTACTCTTAAAGAAAGAGGCGACATCGCTCGTTGTTGCATCCACTGAAGCAGCTTTGTTAAATGGATAGTACGCTGCAATCGTATCTTGATAGGTTTGGAATACCTCGCTTTGCCAAGCCGTGTTGAGATAACCATGTGCCAGTAGCATCACCATTTCATTTGCCTGCGTAGTCACGCCATTAATGATGTCGAGTGATAGTTGCGGCTGTTTCTCAGT encodes:
- a CDS encoding HD domain-containing phosphohydrolase — translated: MNQNKRQARKFSIQFTVGTMFIFATLFTASCAIGLQYYFGKQMSEENVLAKLTTASSGMGSYLELVDKNATNSVQILKSVAESTNHTFIEAEIRKTFTLILEDNPLFYSLYIGRDDDDFYQIINLESSPIVRQKIDAGINDRWVIIKISGPEESRIRTTSYFTEGFELTKSVAQDSNYFPTQRPWYLGSKETKIFKTEPYLFQHLKITGQTYSIRTQSRVIGVDIVHSAMKEKMMPTQLGLSPDSGTESFVFNDKGEVIASNVELYHEVRIPSPKPLALSDSEKAEIAAVGSLMVSNQNDWGPYDYAQSGEPKGYAIDLLNLLSKMTGVELEFVNGFDSVTLSQMYHQGDIDLLHSVPETKAVEGARSATLFSGQLAVASNTNKPVYSTLANFSQESIAVVGGYGMKSWLLERVPTLNITEVASLDEAKQGLTTQSYDYIIDTFHTLSELNELSNTDQTKVSKLTDTELLPFHFYMKKDNNSIVDILDKALLAITPQQRTALQKKWLDSNQWRGTFVPYPELFSASRNPSLHNKMVKIDIEGRQYFIYVTPLLSEQGHNEFFAVVLPENIIYEQVWPKLITSIGLTVLVMMVLLPLAWKFSAPIVVPIKALRVETKKIKARDYDAVSLVNTRIKEVSELSESIASMGAALKQHEKQQEDFVESFIKLIAQAIDDKSPYTAGHCNRVPELGMMLAKAVEECQEGKFKQFKFENDDERREFRIAAWLHDCGKITTPEHIVDKGTKLEANYNRIHEIRMRFEVLWRDAEIEYLNSQLAATKDKSAALAELKLYKQTLQEEFEFIAKSNIGGEFMGQEEVERIKQIASRTWQRNFDDRLGLSPFEDLNKPQSDVVLPTAEPLLSDKPEHIQKRIRPLEFDEKFGIKVDVPEHQYNLGEIYNLSISRGTLTTEDRFKINEHMISGIKMLEALPFPKELSRVPRYASTHHETLKGTGYPRRLSAEEISIPERVLVIADIFEALTAADRPYKKAKPVSVAVDILHKMALDEHVDMELFLLFLESGVYMDYAQAFLPESQIDDVDISQYFSKQQVA
- a CDS encoding protein kinase domain-containing protein codes for the protein MKDSSSELNPSILNTMRALGVSYCSHIGHQVYLVDSASHGKIALKFALSTLAKSQLHNEASFLAKYSSSYWPSFIDADSHHQASWLMCEFVEGHSLAQCNFLNDVALISKLEDGLKTIHETGFIHGDIKPANIVISANGEPIFVDFGSVLPIGQAYSKQPHSSVTPSFGSLSAIKRHGLVTTQDDFVSLAVALQTVLGKHPYQGLPITEFVTANKLPDSRAVASKYQVLLAQQIRLAKRLVVLKNTD